Proteins from a single region of Bos javanicus breed banteng chromosome 7, ARS-OSU_banteng_1.0, whole genome shotgun sequence:
- the LOC133252149 gene encoding hepatitis A virus cellular receptor 1-like codes for MHPWVAILGLLLLPDGVTSYHQVTGVAGQSVTLPCYYNGEVTSMCWGRGACPWFDCGTNIIWTDGYRVTYRRDGRYQLNGNIRGRDVSLTINNAAVSDSGLYCCRIEVRGWFNDIKTTLELRINPAPPTTTTTTTTATTTTTTTTTPTTTTTTPRTTITTRRTTTTTTPRRTNRRKRAATTTRRRSNRRKTTPITTLRRSNRRKTTPITTLRRSNRRKTTATTTLRRSNRRKTTPITTLRRSNRRKTTATTTPRTTTTTTTTPRTTTTTRKTTITTTLRTTITIPTTATTTPKTTTTMTQSTPPTTTPRTTTSTRRTTITTTPAMTATIPTTTTTTPKTTTMTPTTTTTTITTTPRTTITTRKTTITTTSTMTTTISRSTATTPKTTPTTTPTTTTTTTPTTMVTPAPTTTTTAVPITINTTTPTMTVTTAPVTVRSSTSALPMPAPTKDLQPASLSSPTQTAESQPTTLYETNITSSPWHSCSTGNFSFFPQHLGAFKF; via the exons ATGCATCCTTGGGTAGCCATCCTGGGCCTCCTACTCCTGCCAG ATGGTGTAACCTCTTACCATCAAGTGACTGGAGTGGCGGGTCAGAGTGTCACTCTACCCTGCTACTATAATGGAGAAGTCACAAGCATGTGTTGGGGCCGAGGGGCATGTCCTTGGTTTGATTGCGGAACTAACATCATCTGGACTGATGGATACAGAGTCACCTATCGGAGAGATGGACGTTATCAGCTAAATGGAAATATTCGTGGAAGGGATGTGTCTTTGACCATAAACAATGCTGCCGTGTCTGACAGTGGCTTGTATTGTTGCCGAATTGAGGTGAGAGGGTGGTTCAATGACATAAAAACCACCCTAGAGTTGAGGATCAATCCAG CTCCACCTACAACGACAACGACCACCACCACTGCTACTACAACAACAACTACCACCACTActccaacaaccaccaccactactccAAGAACAACCATCACTACAAGAAGGACAACTACCACCACTACGCCAAGAAGAACCAATAGAAGAAAGAGAGCTGCCACCACTACTCGAAGAAGAAGCAATAGAAGAAAGACAACTCCCATCACTACTCTAAGAAGAAGCAATAGAAGAAAGACAACTCCCATCACTACTCTAAGAAGAAGCAATAGAAGAAAGACAACTGCCACCACTACTCTAAGAAGAAGCAATAGAAGAAAGACAACTCCCATCACTACTCTAAGAAGAAGCAATAGAAGAAAGACAACTGCCACCACTACTCCAagaaccactaccaccaccaccactactccAAGAACAACCACCACTACGAGAAAGACAACCATTACTACTACCCTAAGAACCACTATCACTATTCCAACAACCGCCACTACTACCCCTAAAACAACAACCACCATGACTCAATCAACCCCCCCCACCACTACTCCAAGAACAACCACCAGTACAAGAAGGACAACCATTACCACTACTCCAGCAATGACTGCCACTATTCCAACAACCACCACTACTACCCCAAAAACAACCACCATGACTCCAacaaccacaaccaccaccatcaccactactcCAAGAACAACCATAACTACAAGAAAGACAACCATTACTACTACTTCAACAATGACTACCACTATTTCAAGATCCACTGCTACTACCCCCAAAACAACACCCACCACAActccaacaaccaccaccaccactactccAACCACAATGGTCACCCCTGctccaacaaccaccaccactgctgTGCCAATAACAATCAACACCACTACTCCAACCATGACAGTCACCACTGCTCCGGTGACAGTGAGGTCCTCTACTTCTGCTCTTCCAATGCCAGCACCCACAAAGGACCTCCAGCCAG CTTCTTTATCTTCTCCAACTCAGACAGCAGAAAGCCAGCCTACTACCCTGTATGAAACAAACATAACCAGCTCACCATGGCACTCTTGTTCAACAGGtaacttcagtttctttcctcAACACCTGGGAGCATTCAAATTTTGA